From Streptosporangium album, the proteins below share one genomic window:
- a CDS encoding thiolase domain-containing protein, with translation MGNPCAVVGVGQTHYTTRRRDVSIAGLVREAALRALQDADLTWKDIDAVVIGKAPDLFEGVMMPEAYLADALGAAGKPMMRVHTAGSVGGSTALVGASLIQGGVHDRVLVVAFEKQSESNATWALSTHLPFSASLVVGAGGYFAPHIREYMRRSGAPAHIGHLVAVKDRRNALKNPYAHLRIPGIDQKMVESTPMLWEPIRYLDTCPSSDGACAMVLSAGDKVTGTTPAWVLGTAMRSEPIFRAGRDTVNPQGGKDCAADVYRQAGITDPRREIDVAEVYVPFSWYEPMWLENLGFAAEGEGWKLTESGATALDGDIPWNASGGVLSSNPIGASGLIRFAEAALQVRGMAGEHQVDGARRALGHAYGGGAQFFAMWMVGSDRP, from the coding sequence ATGGGTAACCCGTGTGCGGTCGTCGGGGTCGGCCAGACGCACTACACGACCAGGCGGCGGGACGTCTCCATAGCCGGGCTGGTCCGTGAGGCGGCGCTGCGCGCGCTTCAGGACGCGGACCTGACCTGGAAGGACATCGACGCCGTCGTCATCGGCAAGGCGCCCGACCTGTTCGAGGGCGTGATGATGCCGGAGGCCTATCTGGCGGACGCGCTCGGTGCCGCGGGCAAGCCGATGATGCGCGTGCACACGGCCGGTTCGGTCGGCGGCTCCACCGCGCTGGTCGGCGCCTCGCTGATCCAGGGGGGCGTGCACGACCGGGTGCTCGTCGTGGCCTTCGAGAAGCAGTCGGAGTCCAACGCGACCTGGGCCCTGTCCACGCACCTGCCGTTCAGCGCCTCGCTGGTGGTCGGCGCGGGTGGTTACTTCGCCCCGCACATCCGCGAGTACATGCGCCGCTCCGGCGCTCCCGCGCACATCGGCCACCTGGTGGCGGTCAAGGACCGGCGCAACGCCCTGAAGAACCCCTACGCCCACCTCCGGATCCCCGGGATCGACCAGAAGATGGTCGAGTCGACCCCGATGCTCTGGGAGCCCATCCGCTACCTCGACACCTGCCCGTCCTCGGACGGCGCGTGCGCGATGGTCCTGTCCGCCGGGGACAAGGTCACCGGCACCACCCCCGCCTGGGTCCTGGGTACGGCGATGCGCTCCGAGCCGATCTTCAGGGCCGGGCGGGACACCGTGAACCCGCAGGGCGGCAAGGACTGCGCGGCCGACGTCTACCGGCAGGCGGGGATCACCGATCCGCGCCGGGAGATCGACGTGGCGGAGGTGTACGTGCCCTTCTCCTGGTATGAGCCGATGTGGCTGGAGAATCTGGGTTTCGCCGCCGAAGGGGAGGGGTGGAAGCTCACCGAGTCCGGGGCCACGGCGCTGGACGGCGACATCCCGTGGAACGCCTCGGGCGGGGTGCTGTCGAGCAACCCGATCGGCGCGTCCGGACTGATCCGGTTCGCCGAGGCGGCGCTCCAGGTCAGGGGGATGGCGGGGGAGCACCAGGTCGACGGCGCCCGGCGGGCCCTGGGGCACGCGTACGGCGGAGGCGCCCAGTTCTTCGCGATGTGGATGGTCGGCAGCGACAGACCCTGA
- a CDS encoding winged helix-turn-helix transcriptional regulator yields the protein MCSEGEDVPEYCMIEVAMEVVGGKWKLAILKNLFPGPQRFSELRRAMPGVTQRMLTRQLRELEADELVVRTVYPQVPPKVEYALTEIGRSLEEIADRLDRWGRWYRRTARRPATSGTGQEASPAGP from the coding sequence GTGTGCTCGGAGGGCGAGGACGTACCGGAGTACTGCATGATCGAGGTCGCCATGGAGGTGGTCGGCGGCAAGTGGAAGCTGGCCATCCTGAAGAACCTGTTCCCCGGCCCGCAGCGGTTCAGCGAGCTCAGGCGCGCCATGCCGGGCGTCACCCAACGGATGCTCACCCGGCAGCTGCGTGAGCTGGAGGCCGATGAGCTGGTGGTGCGCACGGTCTACCCCCAGGTGCCGCCGAAGGTGGAGTACGCGCTCACCGAGATCGGCCGGAGCCTGGAGGAGATCGCCGACCGACTCGACCGGTGGGGCCGCTGGTACCGCCGTACGGCCCGGAGACCCGCCACGTCGGGGACCGGCCAAGAGGCGTCTCCCGCCGGCCCCTGA
- a CDS encoding NAD(P)/FAD-dependent oxidoreductase — MNAPSSVLVVGASAAGLATVEALRRKGYQGGLTVLGAEPHLPYDRPPLSKQVLSGAWNPERARLRPQAALSALDAEFILADPAVGLDAAARTVHTTSGRALRADAIVVATGLRPRVLPGQADLAGVHVLRTLDDALALRADLLDSSRLVVVGEGVLGAEIAATAHGMGLEVTMAGPQPAPMASQVGPSVARLLAELHAERGVRLRLGAGVNRLSGRRGKVTGVRLDTGEVLPADVVVVAIGADPVTEWLTGSGLRADDGLVCDSRCRAAEGIYAVGDVARWHHDKLGTSLRLENRTNATEQANTVAANILGDDQPYRPVPYFWTDQFDARIQVHGVLPVGAEVTIADGDPASRRFVALYRHGGKVTGVLGWNMPKQTRLRRQEVVDALPDPAPALR, encoded by the coding sequence ATGAACGCCCCCTCCAGCGTTCTGGTGGTCGGCGCCTCCGCCGCCGGGCTCGCCACCGTGGAAGCGTTGCGGCGCAAGGGCTACCAGGGCGGCCTGACCGTACTCGGCGCCGAGCCCCACCTGCCCTACGATCGGCCACCACTGTCCAAACAGGTTCTCTCCGGCGCCTGGAACCCCGAACGGGCCCGGCTACGACCACAAGCGGCTCTGTCCGCCTTGGACGCCGAGTTCATCCTCGCCGACCCGGCCGTCGGCCTGGACGCGGCCGCACGCACCGTCCACACCACATCCGGGCGCGCCCTGCGTGCCGACGCCATCGTCGTCGCCACGGGACTGCGGCCCCGGGTGCTTCCCGGGCAGGCGGATCTGGCCGGGGTCCACGTGCTGCGCACTCTCGACGACGCGCTGGCGCTGCGGGCCGATCTGCTGGATTCCTCGCGGCTCGTGGTCGTCGGGGAGGGCGTGCTCGGCGCCGAAATCGCCGCCACCGCGCACGGCATGGGCCTCGAGGTCACCATGGCCGGCCCGCAGCCGGCCCCCATGGCGAGCCAGGTCGGGCCCTCGGTCGCGAGACTGCTCGCCGAACTGCACGCCGAGCGCGGGGTCCGCCTGCGGCTCGGTGCCGGAGTCAACCGACTGTCCGGCCGTCGGGGGAAGGTCACGGGCGTGCGTTTGGACACCGGCGAAGTGCTGCCGGCCGACGTGGTCGTGGTGGCGATCGGGGCCGACCCGGTGACCGAATGGCTTACCGGCAGCGGACTGCGGGCAGACGACGGACTGGTGTGCGACTCCCGCTGCCGCGCGGCGGAGGGGATCTACGCGGTCGGTGACGTGGCCCGCTGGCACCACGACAAGCTCGGCACCTCGCTGCGGCTGGAAAACCGGACCAACGCCACCGAACAGGCCAACACCGTCGCGGCCAACATCCTCGGCGACGACCAGCCCTACAGGCCCGTGCCCTACTTCTGGACCGACCAGTTCGACGCCAGGATCCAAGTACATGGAGTGCTGCCCGTCGGCGCCGAGGTGACCATAGCGGACGGCGACCCGGCGAGCCGCCGCTTCGTCGCTCTCTACCGCCACGGCGGCAAGGTCACCGGCGTACTCGGCTGGAACATGCCCAAACAGACCCGCCTACGCCGGCAGGAGGTCGTCGATGCACTCCCCGACCCCGCACCGGCCCTGCGATAA
- a CDS encoding ferredoxin, whose protein sequence is MKVIVDEVKCCGAGQCVLIAPEVFDQREDDGIVILLDAEPPEQLHAVVREAATVCPAAAIELSETA, encoded by the coding sequence ATGAAAGTCATCGTGGACGAGGTCAAATGCTGCGGTGCCGGCCAGTGCGTGCTGATCGCACCGGAGGTGTTCGATCAGCGGGAGGACGACGGGATCGTGATCCTGCTCGACGCGGAACCACCCGAGCAGCTGCATGCCGTGGTCCGCGAGGCCGCCACCGTGTGCCCGGCCGCCGCAATCGAGCTGAGCGAGACCGCATGA
- a CDS encoding cytochrome P450: protein MTSTLNPAGEHPAGIPDYPMARAAGCPFDPPPALRAKQEEGPLTKVRLWDGSTPWLVTRYAEQRALLADPRVSADVTRPGYPSPAPVNGSSKISFILMDDPEHARLRRMVTAPFTIKRVESLRPAVQKIVDELIDDMLAGPKPVDLVEAFALPMPSLVICELLGVPYADHDFFQENSKTIIKRDATPEQRSAALGQLAGYLDNLLGEKLTNPGDDMLSRLTERIKIGELSRQEAAQMGVLLLIAGHETTANMIALGTLALLEHPGQLALLRDTDDEKLVTSAVEELLRYLHITHNGRRRAALEDIEIAGQLIRAGDGLIMANDIGNRDPEAFPDPDRLDIQRDARHHVAFGFGVHQCLGQPLARLELQIVYSTLYRRLPTLRLATDLEQIPFKHDGSVYGVYELPVTW, encoded by the coding sequence ATGACCAGTACGTTGAACCCGGCGGGTGAGCACCCCGCCGGGATTCCGGATTACCCGATGGCCAGGGCTGCGGGCTGCCCGTTCGATCCGCCCCCGGCTCTGCGGGCCAAGCAGGAGGAGGGCCCGCTCACCAAGGTCCGCCTGTGGGACGGCAGCACCCCGTGGCTGGTGACCCGCTACGCCGAGCAACGGGCACTGCTGGCCGACCCGAGGGTCAGTGCCGACGTCACCCGGCCCGGCTACCCGAGCCCGGCCCCCGTCAACGGCTCGTCGAAGATCAGCTTCATCTTGATGGACGATCCTGAGCATGCCCGGCTGCGGCGGATGGTGACGGCGCCGTTCACCATCAAGCGGGTGGAGTCGCTGCGGCCGGCCGTGCAGAAGATCGTCGACGAGCTGATCGACGACATGCTCGCCGGCCCGAAACCGGTCGACCTGGTCGAGGCGTTCGCCTTGCCGATGCCCTCACTGGTGATCTGCGAGTTGCTCGGTGTGCCGTACGCCGACCACGACTTCTTCCAGGAGAACAGCAAGACCATCATCAAGCGGGACGCGACGCCCGAGCAGCGGTCGGCCGCTCTCGGCCAACTGGCCGGCTACCTTGACAACCTGCTGGGCGAGAAACTCACCAACCCCGGCGACGACATGCTGTCCCGGCTGACCGAACGGATCAAGATCGGGGAGCTGTCCCGGCAGGAGGCGGCCCAGATGGGGGTGCTGCTGCTGATCGCCGGGCACGAGACCACCGCGAACATGATCGCGCTCGGCACGCTCGCCCTGCTGGAACACCCCGGCCAACTGGCCCTCCTCCGCGACACGGACGATGAGAAGCTGGTCACCTCGGCGGTGGAGGAACTGCTGCGCTACCTGCACATCACGCACAACGGGCGGCGCCGGGCGGCGCTGGAGGACATCGAGATCGCCGGACAGCTCATCCGCGCCGGCGACGGGCTGATCATGGCCAACGACATCGGCAACCGCGACCCCGAGGCTTTCCCCGACCCCGACCGGCTGGACATCCAGCGCGACGCCCGCCACCACGTGGCCTTCGGCTTCGGGGTGCACCAGTGCCTGGGCCAGCCGCTGGCCCGGCTGGAACTGCAGATCGTCTACAGCACCCTCTACCGGCGCCTCCCCACTCTGCGGCTGGCCACGGATCTGGAACAGATCCCGTTCAAGCACGACGGGTCCGTCTACGGCGTCTACGAACTCCCCGTGACCTGGTGA
- a CDS encoding aldehyde dehydrogenase family protein yields the protein MIDHATAEPPVPDLRRMNHPLPGVVGVFAASTFPFAFSVAGGDTASALAAGCPVVVKAHDGHPHTSELSQKIIQSALPDPALLGLVRGIDAGRRLARHPAVAAVGFTGSIPGGKAIQALIDERPGPIPFYGELGSVNPVAVLPSARRDGLAEGFAASLTLGVGQFCTNPGLLFVPGGTGLPESVAEAVTATTGGPMLTERIRDGFLDGVARLGKLTPLAGGLAGEGAFAVPPQVFTTDLATFAADLPGIAEECFGPAALVVTYDDPAELPAVLDRLEGSLTATIHASDPEEARRVADSLLRKAGRLIWNGWPTGVAVRWAMHHGGPWPASTAAAHTSVGAAAIRRWLVPTAYQDWPAGLLPPELRDDNPLGVPRRVDGVLA from the coding sequence GTGATCGACCACGCGACGGCCGAGCCGCCGGTCCCCGACCTGCGCCGCATGAACCATCCGCTGCCCGGTGTGGTCGGCGTCTTCGCGGCGAGCACCTTCCCGTTCGCATTCTCGGTCGCGGGCGGCGACACCGCCTCCGCCCTGGCCGCCGGATGCCCGGTGGTGGTGAAGGCCCACGACGGACATCCACACACATCGGAGCTGTCACAGAAGATCATCCAGAGCGCGCTGCCCGACCCCGCGCTCCTCGGGCTGGTCCGGGGGATCGACGCGGGCAGGCGGCTGGCCCGGCACCCCGCCGTGGCGGCAGTGGGATTCACCGGCTCGATCCCCGGCGGGAAGGCCATTCAGGCGCTGATCGACGAGCGACCCGGCCCCATCCCGTTCTACGGCGAGCTGGGCAGCGTCAACCCGGTGGCCGTGCTGCCCTCGGCCCGCCGCGACGGCCTCGCCGAGGGGTTCGCCGCCTCGTTGACCCTCGGTGTGGGCCAGTTCTGCACCAACCCCGGGCTGCTGTTCGTGCCCGGCGGCACCGGGCTGCCGGAGTCCGTCGCCGAGGCGGTCACCGCCACCACGGGTGGCCCGATGCTCACCGAGCGGATCAGGGACGGGTTCCTCGACGGGGTGGCCCGGCTCGGCAAGCTCACCCCGCTGGCCGGGGGGCTGGCCGGTGAGGGCGCTTTCGCGGTGCCGCCGCAGGTGTTCACCACCGATCTCGCGACCTTCGCGGCAGACCTTCCCGGCATCGCCGAGGAGTGCTTCGGCCCCGCCGCGCTCGTGGTGACCTACGACGACCCGGCGGAGCTGCCCGCCGTGCTGGACCGGCTGGAGGGCTCGCTCACCGCCACGATCCACGCGTCGGACCCCGAGGAGGCGCGGCGGGTCGCCGACTCGCTGCTCCGGAAGGCGGGGCGGCTGATCTGGAACGGCTGGCCGACCGGGGTCGCGGTCCGTTGGGCCATGCACCACGGCGGTCCCTGGCCCGCGAGCACGGCCGCGGCCCACACCTCGGTCGGCGCCGCCGCGATCCGCCGCTGGCTGGTCCCCACCGCCTACCAGGACTGGCCCGCCGGGCTGCTCCCGCCCGAGCTGCGCGACGACAACCCGCTGGGAGTCCCGCGCCGCGTCGACGGCGTCCTGGCCTGA
- a CDS encoding acyl-CoA synthetase — translation MEFNHADLFEGLADAIGDRTAVICGGSRLTYAELDADANRLAHFLRGRGVRAGQHVGIHLCNGVEYVVGLLAALKLRAVPVNVNYRYVEAELLYLYQDSDIVALLFDVEFDGRVAAVAPQAPELRHLIAVGGTSVIAGAVPYEEALAGQPETRGFPERSGDDVYIIYTGGTTGMPKGVMWRNEDLFFGFGGGNPYGEPRATPEEVIEAARTSGPMTMMAAAPLMHGAAQMATFIAWWTGGTMVYVRRFDAAEVLRAIDREKVVSINITGDAMARPLADEIAGGGYDLSSLYVVSSTGAILTGSVRERLAELLPDRMIMDSFGSSESGYTASAVPGSSPESGQRFQSTTASNLVVLNEALEPVKPGSGELGTVARAGRIAFGYYKDEDKTARTFVTDGGGVRWLLTGDIARVEEDGTITIFGRGSVCINTGGEKVFPEEVEAVLKGHPAVFDAVVTGVPDGRWGSRVAAVVELRPGAAPSAEELDAHCRQRLSGYKVPRVFAFVDEMVRSPAGKADYRWARETAQAALP, via the coding sequence ATGGAGTTCAACCACGCAGATCTGTTCGAGGGGCTCGCGGACGCGATCGGGGACCGCACCGCCGTCATCTGCGGCGGCAGCCGCCTCACCTATGCCGAACTGGACGCGGACGCCAACCGGCTCGCCCACTTCCTCCGGGGCCGGGGCGTGCGGGCCGGGCAGCACGTCGGGATCCATCTCTGCAACGGCGTCGAGTATGTCGTGGGGCTGCTGGCCGCACTCAAGCTCCGGGCGGTGCCGGTCAACGTGAACTACCGCTACGTCGAGGCCGAGCTGCTCTACCTCTACCAGGACTCCGACATCGTGGCCCTGCTGTTCGACGTGGAGTTCGACGGCCGGGTGGCGGCCGTGGCCCCGCAGGCTCCGGAGCTGAGACACCTGATCGCGGTGGGCGGCACGTCCGTGATCGCGGGGGCGGTGCCGTACGAGGAGGCGCTGGCCGGGCAGCCGGAGACGCGGGGGTTCCCCGAGCGGTCGGGCGACGACGTCTACATCATCTACACCGGCGGCACGACCGGGATGCCCAAGGGGGTGATGTGGCGCAACGAGGACCTGTTCTTCGGCTTCGGCGGGGGCAACCCGTACGGGGAGCCGCGTGCCACGCCTGAGGAGGTGATCGAGGCGGCCAGGACCTCCGGGCCGATGACCATGATGGCGGCGGCCCCGCTGATGCACGGCGCGGCCCAGATGGCGACCTTCATCGCCTGGTGGACGGGCGGCACCATGGTCTACGTCCGCAGGTTCGACGCGGCCGAGGTGCTGCGCGCGATCGACCGGGAGAAGGTCGTGTCGATCAACATCACCGGTGACGCGATGGCCCGCCCGCTGGCCGACGAGATCGCAGGAGGTGGCTACGACCTGTCGTCGTTGTACGTGGTCAGCTCCACCGGAGCCATCCTGACCGGCTCCGTCCGCGAGCGCCTGGCGGAGCTGCTCCCCGACAGGATGATCATGGACAGCTTCGGCTCCAGCGAGTCCGGCTACACCGCCTCGGCGGTCCCCGGGTCCTCACCCGAGTCGGGCCAGCGCTTCCAGTCCACCACCGCCTCCAACCTGGTGGTGCTCAACGAGGCCCTGGAGCCGGTCAAGCCCGGCTCGGGCGAGCTGGGCACGGTCGCCAGAGCCGGCCGGATCGCCTTCGGCTACTACAAGGACGAGGACAAGACCGCGCGCACCTTCGTGACCGACGGAGGCGGCGTCCGCTGGCTGCTCACCGGCGACATCGCCAGGGTCGAGGAGGACGGCACGATCACGATCTTCGGCCGGGGCTCGGTCTGCATCAACACCGGCGGCGAGAAGGTCTTCCCCGAGGAGGTCGAGGCGGTTCTCAAGGGCCACCCGGCGGTCTTCGACGCGGTCGTCACCGGCGTTCCCGACGGGCGGTGGGGCAGCCGGGTCGCCGCGGTGGTCGAGCTCAGGCCGGGCGCCGCACCTTCGGCCGAGGAGCTCGACGCCCACTGCCGGCAGAGGCTCTCCGGCTACAAAGTGCCCCGCGTCTTCGCCTTCGTGGACGAGATGGTCCGCTCCCCGGCGGGGAAGGCCGACTACCGCTGGGCCAGGGAGACCGCTCAGGCCGCCCTGCCCTGA
- a CDS encoding TetR/AcrR family transcriptional regulator — translation MAGKAVRAERAGATRESILAAAERLFAEHGVFAVSNRQVSEAAGQGNNAAVGYHFGTKTDLVRAIVRKNAEQIERVRLQMLAEIGDSSNVRDWVACLVRPSAEHLAALGNPTWYARFGAQVMTDPALREIMVAESLTSPSLHQVLDGLNRCLPELPVEVRVERGDMARQLMVHMYAERERALAEGTPTPRSNWHDAATGLIDAIVGLWLAPVTPCP, via the coding sequence ATGGCCGGCAAGGCGGTCCGGGCCGAGCGGGCCGGTGCGACACGGGAGTCGATCCTGGCGGCGGCGGAGCGGTTGTTCGCCGAGCACGGGGTGTTCGCCGTGTCCAACCGTCAGGTCAGCGAGGCCGCGGGGCAGGGAAACAACGCTGCGGTCGGCTATCACTTCGGTACCAAGACCGATTTGGTGCGCGCCATCGTGCGCAAAAACGCCGAGCAGATCGAGCGGGTGCGCTTGCAGATGCTGGCCGAGATCGGCGACAGCTCGAATGTGCGGGACTGGGTGGCCTGCCTGGTGCGCCCGAGCGCCGAACATCTGGCCGCCCTGGGCAACCCCACGTGGTATGCCCGGTTCGGCGCCCAGGTGATGACCGACCCCGCACTCCGCGAAATCATGGTCGCCGAGTCTCTCACCTCGCCGTCGCTGCACCAGGTCCTCGACGGGCTGAACCGATGCCTTCCCGAACTGCCGGTCGAGGTGCGTGTCGAGCGCGGTGACATGGCCCGTCAGCTGATGGTGCACATGTACGCCGAGCGCGAACGCGCTCTCGCCGAGGGCACCCCCACACCCCGGTCCAACTGGCACGACGCCGCGACCGGGTTGATCGACGCGATCGTCGGGCTGTGGCTGGCACCGGTCACGCCCTGCCCGTGA
- a CDS encoding MFS transporter — translation MPHVPAEPAGASAPPRTNTVVVVLALAGIVVSLMQTLVIPLIPQLPKLLGASASDTTWAITATLLAGAVATPVMGRLGDMYGKRLMLLISLALLVAGSVVAGLSHTLAPMVVGRTLQGLAAGVIPLGISIMRDELPGERLGAATALMSASLGVGGALGLPAAAFLAERADWHVLFWVAAGLGALASVLVLTLVPESAVRTGGRFDLVGAAGLSTGLLCLLLVISKGADWGWTSALTTGLFGASVVALVLWGWWELRTRQPLVDLRTTARRQVLFTNLASAVFGFAMFAMSLVLPQLLQLPKATGYGLGQTMLAVGLVMAPSGLVMMAMAPLSARISKTKGPKVTLMLGAVVVAAGYGLSVALMSAIWHLVLVSAVIGAGIGLAYGAMPALVMAAVPVSETAAANSLNTLMRSIGTSISSAVSGVVLARVTTTLGSVTVPSENGFRLVMAIGAGAALIALAFAAFLPGRRSISATPATHTASAIPAEAAP, via the coding sequence ATGCCCCATGTCCCTGCCGAACCCGCCGGGGCGTCCGCCCCACCGCGGACGAACACCGTCGTGGTGGTGCTCGCCCTCGCCGGGATCGTGGTCTCGCTGATGCAGACCCTGGTGATCCCGTTGATCCCCCAGCTCCCGAAACTCCTGGGCGCCTCGGCATCCGACACCACCTGGGCGATCACCGCCACGCTGCTCGCGGGCGCCGTCGCGACGCCGGTGATGGGACGGCTGGGAGACATGTACGGCAAGCGGCTCATGCTCCTGATCAGCCTTGCCCTGCTGGTGGCCGGTTCGGTCGTCGCCGGCCTCAGCCACACATTGGCGCCCATGGTCGTCGGACGGACTCTTCAGGGGCTGGCAGCCGGTGTCATCCCGCTGGGGATCAGCATCATGCGCGACGAACTGCCGGGCGAACGGCTCGGTGCGGCGACCGCGCTGATGAGCGCCTCGCTGGGCGTGGGCGGCGCACTCGGCCTGCCCGCGGCCGCCTTCCTGGCCGAACGCGCCGACTGGCACGTGCTGTTCTGGGTGGCGGCGGGTCTCGGCGCCCTCGCCTCCGTGCTCGTGCTGACGCTCGTACCGGAGTCCGCGGTCCGCACCGGGGGACGCTTCGATCTGGTGGGTGCGGCCGGACTGTCGACCGGGCTGCTCTGCCTGCTGCTGGTGATCTCCAAGGGCGCCGACTGGGGCTGGACCAGTGCCCTCACCACTGGACTGTTCGGCGCGTCGGTCGTCGCGCTGGTGCTGTGGGGGTGGTGGGAGCTGCGCACCAGGCAACCGCTGGTGGACCTGCGCACCACCGCACGACGTCAGGTGCTGTTCACCAACCTCGCGTCCGCCGTGTTCGGGTTCGCGATGTTCGCCATGTCCCTGGTGCTCCCGCAACTGCTGCAGCTGCCGAAGGCCACCGGCTACGGGCTGGGACAGACGATGCTGGCCGTGGGCCTGGTGATGGCACCCTCCGGGCTGGTGATGATGGCCATGGCCCCGCTGTCCGCGCGGATCTCGAAGACCAAGGGCCCCAAGGTGACGCTGATGCTCGGCGCCGTCGTGGTCGCCGCCGGCTACGGCCTCAGCGTCGCGCTGATGTCCGCCATCTGGCATCTCGTGCTCGTCTCCGCCGTGATCGGGGCCGGCATCGGTCTCGCGTACGGGGCGATGCCCGCGCTCGTCATGGCGGCCGTGCCCGTGTCGGAGACAGCCGCCGCCAACAGCCTCAACACGCTGATGCGGTCCATCGGCACCTCGATCTCCAGCGCGGTGTCCGGCGTCGTCCTGGCCCGGGTGACCACCACGCTCGGCTCCGTCACCGTCCCCTCCGAGAACGGCTTCCGCCTGGTCATGGCCATCGGCGCGGGCGCCGCCCTCATCGCCCTCGCCTTCGCGGCCTTCCTCCCCGGCCGACGCTCGATTTCCGCCACGCCGGCAACGCACACAGCCTCCGCGATACCCGCCGAAGCGGCTCCGTAG
- a CDS encoding ferredoxin: MKVIIDQDKCVASGQCVVAAADVFDQRDEDGIAVLLNSDPPAEQAADVRHAAAVCPALAIHLEE, from the coding sequence ATGAAAGTGATCATCGATCAGGACAAGTGTGTCGCTTCCGGACAGTGCGTGGTCGCCGCCGCGGACGTGTTCGACCAGCGCGACGAGGACGGCATCGCCGTGCTGCTCAACTCCGACCCGCCGGCAGAGCAGGCCGCCGACGTCCGGCACGCCGCGGCGGTCTGCCCGGCGCTGGCCATCCACCTCGAGGAGTGA
- a CDS encoding cytochrome P450, whose protein sequence is MVGQGDGGPMLSYPIPSTAALEPPAEWAQLRQQCPVARVTLPSGDEASLVTRYEDVRQVLSDPRFTRPAHTDDAARISASESGGVFNSEMAMSIPQAGEGHQRWRRMIGKWFTAKRMAALRPGMEAMAERLIDDMLERGHPADLKASLGFPLPVWVICDLLGVPDSDRDTFAYWSDTLLNLTRYTQAEIDAAQAEFVRYMAAHIAAKRAEPGEDLLSELITGTDADGERLSDATLVATGQGLLVAGHETTANMIGKMVAMLLADRRRWEQLLADRSLVRSAVEEALRFDANPGFGMPRYLGEEIEVAGTLLPRGTTVVCSMAAANRDESAFDGADEMNLSRSPNPHLAFGAGAHSCLGQSLARTELQAVLEVLLRRLPSLELAVPVEDLHQVEGLAVGGLRDVPVRW, encoded by the coding sequence ATGGTGGGTCAAGGTGACGGCGGGCCGATGCTGAGCTATCCGATTCCCAGCACGGCGGCGTTGGAGCCGCCGGCCGAATGGGCGCAACTGCGGCAGCAGTGCCCCGTGGCGCGGGTGACGCTGCCCAGCGGGGACGAGGCGTCGCTGGTCACGCGCTATGAGGACGTCAGGCAGGTGTTGTCCGACCCGCGGTTCACCCGGCCGGCGCACACGGACGACGCGGCCCGGATCTCGGCCAGCGAGTCGGGCGGGGTGTTCAACAGCGAGATGGCGATGTCGATACCGCAAGCCGGTGAGGGGCATCAGCGGTGGCGGCGGATGATCGGCAAATGGTTCACCGCCAAACGCATGGCCGCGCTGCGGCCGGGGATGGAGGCGATGGCCGAGCGGCTCATCGACGACATGCTGGAGCGGGGTCATCCGGCGGACCTCAAGGCGAGCCTGGGCTTCCCGTTGCCGGTGTGGGTGATCTGCGACCTGCTCGGGGTCCCGGACTCAGACCGGGACACGTTCGCGTACTGGTCCGACACGTTGCTCAACCTGACCCGGTACACGCAGGCGGAGATCGACGCGGCACAGGCCGAGTTCGTCAGGTACATGGCCGCCCACATTGCCGCCAAGCGCGCGGAACCGGGCGAGGACCTGCTCAGTGAGCTCATCACCGGCACCGATGCCGACGGCGAGCGACTGTCCGACGCGACGCTGGTGGCCACTGGCCAAGGTTTGCTGGTCGCCGGACACGAGACCACCGCGAACATGATCGGCAAGATGGTGGCGATGCTGCTGGCCGACCGGCGGCGCTGGGAGCAACTCCTGGCGGATCGGTCGCTCGTGCGCTCCGCGGTGGAAGAAGCGCTGCGGTTCGACGCCAACCCGGGGTTCGGCATGCCGCGGTATCTCGGCGAGGAGATCGAGGTCGCCGGGACTCTGCTGCCGCGTGGGACGACCGTGGTGTGCAGCATGGCCGCGGCCAACCGCGACGAGAGCGCCTTCGACGGTGCCGACGAGATGAATCTCAGCCGCAGCCCGAACCCCCATCTGGCCTTCGGCGCCGGGGCGCACTCGTGCCTGGGACAGTCGCTGGCCCGCACCGAGCTGCAGGCCGTGCTCGAGGTGCTGTTGCGCCGGCTTCCCTCTCTGGAGCTCGCCGTCCCGGTGGAAGACCTGCATCAGGTCGAGGGACTCGCTGTCGGCGGGTTGCGCGACGTTCCGGTGCGGTGGTGA